In one Sandaracinaceae bacterium genomic region, the following are encoded:
- a CDS encoding peptidyl-prolyl cis-trans isomerase, with protein MRPRTPTRRALTALALLLSLGGASLLGPAAQGQPAPARRRAQGHPTATAAPAGSGAGQGALGPSASPASAPDATEEQARRDQVFARLGDVTLTLGEIEDDVQRRSPFARRQFADRERLVEHARELFRAKLLAHAAEARGYAERPAVRTLVDRHLVATVVRRQIDEPNGPSHVTDEDARAYFDAHQELFVRAEQRRVSHILVETEERAAELLAQVRAGDLRAFRRLAQSDSLDTETNQRGGDLGYFAADGTAAGSTDAPVDADIVRLAFTLTREEPIASAPLEVTTSAGPRYSIVRLTGIREGAHPSFEDVLPTVRRRVAVESRDGAYRAYIAHLRESHRVEMQPLEVLRDISLPPPPMPAHNHRGAEPETEEQMAAEGAAHMAP; from the coding sequence ATGCGGCCACGCACCCCCACCCGTCGAGCGCTCACGGCGCTCGCCCTGCTGCTCTCGCTCGGTGGAGCCTCCCTCCTGGGCCCCGCCGCCCAGGGGCAGCCTGCGCCCGCGCGTCGCAGGGCACAAGGCCACCCGACGGCGACGGCTGCGCCCGCTGGGTCTGGCGCAGGGCAGGGGGCCCTCGGGCCCTCTGCGTCCCCCGCAAGCGCTCCGGATGCCACCGAAGAGCAGGCGCGCCGTGACCAGGTCTTTGCGCGCCTCGGCGACGTCACGCTCACGCTCGGAGAGATCGAGGACGACGTGCAGCGTCGCTCCCCCTTCGCGCGCCGCCAGTTCGCCGACCGAGAGCGGTTGGTGGAGCACGCCCGCGAGCTCTTCCGCGCCAAGCTGCTGGCGCACGCAGCGGAGGCCCGGGGCTACGCCGAGCGACCGGCGGTGCGCACCCTGGTAGACCGCCACCTCGTCGCCACCGTGGTGCGCCGCCAGATCGACGAGCCCAACGGACCGAGTCACGTCACCGACGAAGATGCGCGCGCGTACTTCGATGCCCACCAGGAGCTCTTCGTACGCGCCGAGCAGCGCCGCGTCTCGCACATCCTCGTAGAGACCGAGGAGCGGGCGGCCGAGCTACTGGCGCAGGTGCGCGCGGGAGACCTGCGCGCCTTCCGCCGCCTGGCCCAGTCCGACAGCCTCGACACCGAGACCAACCAGCGAGGCGGCGACCTCGGCTACTTCGCTGCGGACGGGACCGCCGCGGGGAGCACCGATGCGCCGGTGGACGCCGACATCGTGCGGCTGGCCTTCACGCTCACGCGGGAGGAGCCCATCGCGAGCGCGCCGCTGGAGGTGACCACCAGCGCTGGTCCACGCTACAGCATCGTGCGGCTCACCGGCATCCGCGAGGGCGCCCACCCCAGCTTCGAGGACGTGCTCCCCACGGTGCGTCGCCGTGTGGCCGTGGAGTCCCGCGACGGGGCCTACCGCGCCTACATCGCGCACCTGCGCGAGTCGCATCGGGTCGAGATGCAGCCCCTCGAGGTGCTGCGCGACATCAGCCTGCCGCCTCCGCCCATGCCTGCTCACAACCACCGCGGCGCCGAGCCCGAGACGGAAGAACAGATGGCCGCCGAGGGCGCCGCGCACATGGCGCCCTGA